A part of Ictalurus furcatus strain D&B chromosome 8, Billie_1.0, whole genome shotgun sequence genomic DNA contains:
- the rad9a gene encoding cell cycle checkpoint control protein RAD9A has translation MDCVATGGNVKVLAKAIHSLSRIGEELYLEPTEDGLTLRAVNSSRSAFACFLMSPLFFQRYQAPPDQAFRCKMPIKSVQTVFRSLSSLERSVEKCRIEMNNQKSRLRITLHCKHGLLKTHNLSFQDCECLQAVFDKDNCTNMLRAQPRLWVDTVLHFPPSLEEVCVSVSSDRVWLRNHVEDDADSSKAMMTELCLSSEEFDHFIIGSQTSITFCLKELRGLLVFAETAGLPISMYFDEPGSPVVLSVSDSVLDANFVLATLSEDAHQRNNNKANRPRAELPPDDFMCDDIDSYLIAMETSDLAGPSYEPQPQTSSSNHKSRLLSDEEDDEEKEKEEEESGEGPPNKKFCSLFFGSVLPASSRPTNQTMQSQEVLASDSEDERQSE, from the exons TGCTGGCCAAAGCAATACACTCCCTTTCTAGGATTGGAGAAGAGCTTTACTTGGAGCCCACTGAAGATGGG CTAACGCTGCGTGCAGTGAACTCATCCCGATCAGCGTTTGCCTGCTTCCTGATGTCTCCGCTTTTCTTCCAGAGGTACCAGGCTCCTCCAGACCAAGCCTTCCGCTGCAAAATGCCCATCAAG agtgtACAGACAGTGTTCAGGTCTCTCTCGTCTCTCGAGCGCTCTGTGGAGAAGTGCCGAATTGAGATGAACAATCAGAAGAGTCGTCTGAGAATCACGCTGCATTGCAAACATG GGCTTTTAAAGACACACAACTTGTCCTTTCAGGACTGTGAGTGCTTGCAAGCAGTGTTTGACAAGGACAACTGCACCAACATGCTCCGAGCCCAACCCAG GTTGTGGGTGGATACAGTTCTGCATTTCCCACCCTCTctggaggaagtgtgtgtatcagtgagCAGCGATCGAGTTTGGCTCAGGAACCACGTGGAAGATGATGCAG ACTCATCAAAAGCCATGATGACAGAGTTGTGTTTGAGCTCAGAAGAGTTTGATCACTTCATTATTGGATCTCAGACCAGCATCACCTTCTGCCTCAAAGAGCTcagg GGTTTGTTGGTTTTTGCTGAGACAGCAGGTCTTCCTATCTCCATGTACTTTGATGAGCCTGGCAG ccccGTTGTCCTGAGTGTGTCTGACAGCGTCTTAGACGCGAACTTCGTCCTCGCTACTCTCTCGGAAGACGCACACCaacgcaacaacaacaaagccaACAG ACCCCGAGCCGAACTCCCACCCGATGACTTTATGTGCGATGACATTGACTCGTACCTCATCGCCATGGAGACCAGTGACCTCGCTGGGCCGTCCTACGAACCTCAGCCTCAAACTTCCTCCTCCAATCACAAAAGCCGACTGCTGAGCGACGAGGAAGACGacgaggagaaggagaaggaggaggaggagtcagGGGAGGGACCGCCcaataaaaag TTCTGCTCGCTTTTCTTTGGCTCTGTGCTGCCGGCTTCCTCTCGACCGACCAACCAGACAATGCAGAGCCAGGAAGTGCTGGCCAGCGACAGCGAGGACGAGAGACAGTCGGAATGA